One genomic region from Cydia pomonella isolate Wapato2018A chromosome 4, ilCydPomo1, whole genome shotgun sequence encodes:
- the LOC133517370 gene encoding juvenile hormone esterase-like isoform X1, with protein sequence MTNNIICLYFISRIHKLVMFSEIPVFSSVFMYSLLINALTFQASVSELQLGPELSRPVVHTPVGSYRGLQAQDGNYSMFLGIPYARVDPDNVFGAPIPYKFEGIFEAVDDTTICPQEEEFNKTITGKLDCLHINIYVPNSAIINHLPVMIYIFGGMFRFGFAGRYIYGPRFLVRHDVIFITLNYRIGPYGFMCLNTSKVPGNQGLKDQVQALRWINENIRYFGGDHSKITVVGNSAGAVSVDFHQFFLQEQLYNRVILQSGNTLSHIINEVPDPDRDAPLKLANQLNYPTNDIEDALSFLNKVEPHELIAAAKDSDVFFGLCIEKKFEDVDNYITKYPADLNTITRRDVDVLIGMTNDESYAIVAKKIENRKFERMDFLSLILETHFEFENESKFSDELKKIVRLFYYGDDVQRADNSRPTINLHADFSFYSPIFRTVRKYLDSGVNNMFFYMFSFSGERSYYKDLLKLPYTKGGAAHADELGYLFDVSYMKDRLRDEDMLIVDRMTELWTNFAKYGNPTPKPSKLIPLQWPRVSRHKLPYLEINTELRLGSRPLHERMSFLDLLYNHFGHYQKWISKD encoded by the exons ATGACAAACAATATTATCTGTTTATACTTTATTTCACGAATTCACAAGCTCGTTATGTTCTCTGAGATTCCCGTTTTCAGTTCGGTATTTATGTACTCTCTTTTAATAAATGCACTGACATTCCAGGCTTCAGTATcag AACTTCAATTGGGTCCTGAGTTATCCAGACCCGTAGTGCATACTCCAGTAGGCAGCTATCGGGGGCTTCAGGCCCAGGACGGGAATTACTCCATGTTCCTGGGTATCCCGTATGCTAGAGTTGATCCGGACAACGTTTTTGGT GCTCCTATTCCATACAAATTTGAAGGGATATTTGAAGCAGTCGACGACACCACAATATGTCCTCAAGAAGAAGAATTTAACAAAACAATTACTGGGAAACTTGACTGCCTTCACATTAACATTTACGTACCGAACAGCGCCATTATTAATCATTTGCCTGTTATGATATACATATTTGGTGGAATGTTCAGGTTCGGATTTGCAGGCAGATACATATATGGGCCACGCTTTTTAGTCAGACATGACGTCATTTTCATTACTTTAAACTATCGTATTGGCCCTTACGGTTTTATGTGTCTAAACACATCTAAAGTACCCGGGAATCAGGGTTTGAAAGACCAAGTCCAAGCACTACGTTGGATTAATGAAAATATACGATATTTTGGCGGAGACCACTCCAAAATCACGGTAGTGGGAAACAGTGCTGGTGCAGTGTCTGTGGATTTCCATCAATTCTTTCTACAGGAACAGCTTTATAATAGAGTGATTTTGCAAAGTGGCAATACGTTATCTCATATAATTAACGAAGTTCCTGATCCTGATAGAGATGCGCCTTTAAAATTAGCAAATCAATTGAATTATCCAACTAATGATATTGAAGATGCGTTATCATTTCTGAACAAAGTAGAGCCACATGAACTTATTGCAGCAGCAAAGGATTCTGATGTATTTTTTGGATTGTGTATTGAAAAGAAATTCGAGGATGTTGATAACTATATTACTAAATACCCAGCTGATTTGAACACAATTACTCGTAGAGATGTCGATGTCTTAATTGGTATGACTAACGACGAAAGCTATGCAATAGtagcaaaaaaaattgaaaatcgtaAATTTGAAAGGATGGACTTCCTGTCTTTAATTTTAGAAacacattttgaatttgaaaatgaaaGTAAGTTTTCAGATGAATTGAAAAAGATTGTCCGGCTGTTTTATTATGGTGATGATGTTCAACGTGCAGATAATAGCAGACCGACAATTAATCTACATGCCGATTTTAGTTTTTACAGTCCAATATTCAGAACTGTTAGAAAATATTTGGATAGTGGCGTAAACAACATGTTCTTCTATATGTTTTCATTTTCTGGTGAGAGGAGTTATTACAAGGATTTATTGAAATTACCATATACAAAAGGTGGTGCTGCCCACGCAGATGAGCTGGGATATTTATTCGACGTTTCTTACATGAAAGATCGGTTGCGTGATGAAGATATGCTAATTGTAGACAGAATGACCGAACTTTGGACTAATTTTGCAAAATATGG AAATCCAACACCGAAACCTTCAAAGTTGATTCCTCTGCAGTGGCCACGAGTATCCCGGCACAAACTGCCATATTTGGAGATAAACACTGAACTACGCCTAGGTTCCAGACCTTTGCACGAGCGGATGAGCTTTCTAGACCTTCTGTACAATCACTTTGGACATTATCAAAAGTGGATAAGCAAGGACTGA
- the LOC133517370 gene encoding uncharacterized protein LOC133517370 isoform X2, with product MTNNIICLYFISRIHKLVMFSEIPVFSSVFMYSLLINALTFQASVSELQLGPELSRPVVHTPVGSYRGLQAQDGNYSMFLGIPYARVDPDNVFGKSNTETFKVDSSAVATSIPAQTAIFGDKH from the exons ATGACAAACAATATTATCTGTTTATACTTTATTTCACGAATTCACAAGCTCGTTATGTTCTCTGAGATTCCCGTTTTCAGTTCGGTATTTATGTACTCTCTTTTAATAAATGCACTGACATTCCAGGCTTCAGTATcag AACTTCAATTGGGTCCTGAGTTATCCAGACCCGTAGTGCATACTCCAGTAGGCAGCTATCGGGGGCTTCAGGCCCAGGACGGGAATTACTCCATGTTCCTGGGTATCCCGTATGCTAGAGTTGATCCGGACAACGTTTTTGGT AAATCCAACACCGAAACCTTCAAAGTTGATTCCTCTGCAGTGGCCACGAGTATCCCGGCACAAACTGCCATATTTGGAGATAAACACTGA
- the LOC133517371 gene encoding acetylcholinesterase-like has translation MFLQIPFINPVLLYYLLIAQQLSQALVREIPFGPELSRPVVHTPVGSYRGLWAQDGNYSRFLGIPYARVDPDNVFGATIPFKIEGIFEAVDDTSRCPQERDKTIAGTLDCLIVNINVPNSASFENPLPVLIQIYGGKFIFGSASSFLYGPRFLVRHGVIFITLNYRLGPYGFMCLNTSKVPGNQGLKDQVQALRWIKENIRYFGGDDSKITVAGYSAGAISVDFHQYFLHEQLYNRVILQSGVALSHDFTEDSNPDRDAPLKLAKQFNYITNDINAALSILNKVEPHELIAATRDSGVILGPCVEKQFENADNYITKYPADLNTVTRTDADILIGITNDESYSFITKSINNGALELQTDFVSLILESHFEFNNESKLSDEIKNIVRLFYYGDDVRQADNRRPEMNIHADFTFHRPIFRTVRKYLESGVENTYFYMFSFCGERNYYKDYMNIPCTEGGAFHADELGYLFDISYMKERLRDEDMLIVDRMTEIWTNFVKYGNPTPKTSKLIPLIWPRVSRDKLPYLEINTELRLGSRPMHERMSFLDLLYKDIGHYQRWMSKD, from the exons ATGTTCCTTCAGATTCCGTTTATTAATCCGGTATTGTTATACTATCTTCTAATTGCGCAGCAATTATCCCAGGCGTTAGTGCgag AAATCCCATTCGGTCCTGAGTTATCCAGACCCGTAGTGCATACCCCAGTAGGCAGCTATCGGGGGCTTTGGGCCCAGGACGGGAATTACTCCAGGTTCCTAGGTATCCCGTATGCGAGAGTTGATCCTGACAACGTTTTTGGT gCTACTATTCCTTTCAAAATTGAAGGAATATTTGAAGCAGTCGACGATACATCAAGGTGTCCTCAAGAACGTGACAAAACAATCGCTGGGACACTGGACTGCCTTATCGTCAACATTAACGTACCGAATAGTGCCAGTTTTGAGAATCCCTTGCCTGTGCTGATCCAAATTTATGGAGGAAAATTTATATTCGGATCAGCTAGCAGTTTTCTCTATGGACCACGCTTCCTAGTCAGACATGGCGTCATTTTCATCACTTTGAACTATCGCCTTGGTCCTTATGGTTTTATGTGTTTAAACACTTCTAAAGTACCAGGGAATCAGGGTTTGAAAGATCAAGTACAAGCACTACGTTGGattaaagaaaatatacgaTATTTTGGCGGAGATGACTCCAAAATCACTGTAGCAGGGTACAGTGCTGGTGCAATATCTGTGGATTTCCATCAGTACTTTCTACATGAGCAGCTTTATAATAGAGTGATTTTGCAAAGTGGCGTTGCGTTGTCTCATGATTTTACTGAAGATTCTAATCCTGATCGAGATGCTCCTTTAAAATTAGCAAagcaatttaattatataacgAATGATATAAATGCTGCTTTATCGATTCTAAACAAAGTAGAGCCACATGAACTTATTGCAGCAACAAGGGATTCTGGTGTAATTCTTGGACCGTGTGTTGAAAAACAATTCGAGAATGCTGATAACTATATTACAAAATATCCAGCTGATTTGAACACAGTTACTCGTACAGATGCCGATATCTTAATTGGTATTACTAATGACGAAAGCTATTCGTTCATAACTAAATCTATAAACAACGGTGCTTTGGAATTGCAAACGGACTTCGTGTCTCTGATTTTAGAATCTCATTTTGAATTCAATAATGAAAGTAAGCTTTcagatgaaataaaaaacattgtccGGTTGTTTTATTACGGTGATGATGTTCGACAAGCAGATAATAGGAGACCGGAAATGAATATACATGCCGATTTTACTTTTCACAGACCGATATTCAGAACGGTTAGAAAATATTTGGAAAGTGGCGTAGAAAACACCTACTTCTATATGTTTTCATTTTGTGGTGAAAGGAATTATTACAAGGATTACATGAATATACCATGTACAGAAGGTGGTGCTTTCCACGCAGATGAACTGggatatttatttgacatttcttACATGAAAGAGCGATTGCGTGATGAAGATATGCTAATTGTAGACAGGATGACTGAAATTTGGactaattttgtaaaatatgg AAATCCAACACCGAAAACATCCAAGTTGATTCCTCTCATATGGCCACGCGTATCCCGGGACAAACTGCCATATTTGGAGATAAACACTGAACTACGCCTAGGTTCTAGACCGATGCACGAGCGGATGAGCTTTCTAGACCTTCTGTACAAGGATATTGGACATTATCAAAGGTGGATGAGTAAGGACTAA